A DNA window from Providencia huaxiensis contains the following coding sequences:
- a CDS encoding XdhC family protein: MLREDVFVISQAVDWIKEQPVWLCTVLNTYGSSPRSPGSLLVAKQNGQYVGSLSGGCIEEDFIQRIKNIDYVSRSQVVRYGRGGIETKVNLPCDGSLDVLIEYLPNNEKSLHYLVEIQNALLGYSAIIKKVTLPQSGEIHIANKSEQPTQIERDGDKIQLYIAAPPRLIIAGISTVGAYCANFALTLGFEVIICDHREDELARFAPQIPPQVEVVSLFPARYLEEQGCSPNTAIVSLTHDPRIDDLTLMESVNTDAFYIGAMGSVRTSARRRERLIASGGMTEEEIERIHAPIGIPIGSKTPPEIALAIMADIVAYKNGVTSSDTAYKTKKLMGIN, from the coding sequence ATGTTGCGTGAAGATGTTTTTGTTATCTCCCAAGCTGTTGATTGGATAAAAGAGCAGCCAGTTTGGTTATGTACGGTATTGAATACTTATGGCTCTTCGCCTAGAAGTCCTGGCTCCTTGCTGGTTGCAAAACAGAATGGCCAATATGTAGGCTCGCTTTCTGGTGGCTGCATTGAAGAGGATTTTATTCAACGAATCAAAAATATTGATTATGTTAGTCGCAGCCAAGTTGTTCGCTATGGAAGAGGTGGGATTGAAACTAAAGTCAACTTGCCCTGTGATGGCAGCTTAGATGTTTTGATTGAATATTTACCCAATAATGAAAAATCGCTTCATTACCTTGTTGAGATCCAAAATGCGCTATTGGGTTATTCGGCGATTATCAAGAAAGTCACCTTGCCGCAGAGCGGTGAAATTCATATAGCTAATAAATCAGAGCAACCAACACAGATAGAACGTGATGGTGATAAAATTCAGCTATATATTGCGGCTCCTCCTCGGTTAATTATTGCAGGAATTTCTACCGTCGGAGCTTATTGCGCTAATTTTGCCTTAACATTAGGGTTTGAGGTCATTATTTGCGATCACCGAGAAGACGAACTAGCGCGGTTTGCACCACAAATTCCACCTCAAGTTGAGGTTGTTTCTTTATTTCCCGCTCGCTATTTAGAAGAACAAGGTTGTTCTCCAAATACTGCCATTGTTTCCTTAACCCATGATCCCCGAATTGATGATTTAACACTGATGGAGTCGGTTAATACAGATGCTTTTTACATTGGTGCAATGGGGTCAGTAAGAACGAGTGCTCGCCGTCGTGAACGGCTTATCGCATCCGGTGGGATGACGGAAGAGGAAATAGAGCGTATCCATGCCCCCATTGGTATTCCGATAGGTAGCAAAACACCACCTGAAATTGCTTTAGCGATAATGGCCGACATTGTTGCTTATAAAAATGGCGTGACCTCATCAGATACTGCATATAAAACTAAGAAATTGATGGGTATAAATTAA